One Bos taurus isolate L1 Dominette 01449 registration number 42190680 breed Hereford chromosome 25, ARS-UCD2.0, whole genome shotgun sequence genomic window carries:
- the PPP1R35 gene encoding protein phosphatase 1 regulatory subunit 35 (The RefSeq protein has 1 substitution compared to this genomic sequence), which yields MMVYNGSQLESVEEGEAVAVPGPPPEPRAPEPGAPVPEPGLDLSLSPRSESPGRGRPNCSPGRRKGRADRRGGARKGRQVRFLLAPPSPVRSGPPPAAASSSEKPEAPQDLGTPVQQSSLALSLELQAARAAAGGQFDAAKAVEEQLRKSFQTRCGLEESVTEGLNVPRSKRLFRDLVSLQVPEEQVLNAALREKLALLPPQARAPPPKEPPGPGPDMTILCDPETLFYESPHLTLEGLPPLRLQLRPRPSEDTFLMHRTLRRWEA from the exons ATGATGGTCTATAACGGGTCACAGCTGGAATCGGTGGAAGAGGGAGAGGCCGTGGCGGTCCCAGGGCCACCCCCAGAACCCCGCGCTCCCGAGCCCGGAGCCCCGGTGCCGGAGCCCGGCCTGGACCTGAGCCTGAGCCCACGGTCCGAGAGTCCCGGACGCGGACGGCCCAACTGCAGCCCGGGACGGCGGAAGGGGCGGGCGGACCGGCGGGGCGGGGCCCGCAAGGGGCGGCAG GTCCGCTTCCTCCTGGCGCCGCCTTCCCCGGTCCGGTCCGAGCCGCCGCCGGCCGCCGCCTCATCGAGCGAGAAGCCCGAGGCGCCTCAGGACTTGGGGACGCCGGTGCAGCAGAGTAGCCTGGCCCTGAGCCTCGAGCTGCAGGCCGCGAGGGCCGCAGCCGGGGGCCAATTCGATGCCGCGAAGGCCGTGGAAGAACAGCTGAGAAAGTCATTTCAGACCCGCTGCGGCCTGGAGGAGAGCGTGACCGAGG GGCTGAACGTGCCGCGCTCCAAGCGGCTCTTCCGAGATCTGGTGAGTCTGCAGGTGCCGGAGGAACAGGTTCTGAACGCCGCGCTGAGGGAGAAACTGGCGCTCCTGCCGCCGCAGGCCCGAGCCCCACCTCCAAAG GAGCCACCTGGCCCAGGGCCAGACATGACCATATTGTGTGATCCGGAAACATTATTTTATGAATCTCCACACCTGACCCTGGAAGGTCTGCCCCCGCTCCGGCTTCAACTCCGGCCCCGTCCTTCAGAAGATACCTTCCTTATGCATCGGACACTGAGGCGATGGGAGGCGTAG
- the MEPCE gene encoding 7SK snRNA methylphosphate capping enzyme — translation MIEMAAEKEPFLVPAPPPPLKDESGGGGGPTVQPHREAASGELRGGTQRAPGPRAHSAGSPASGAGKESPGAASTPRGGQSQQQQRGGGPQAQSHGEACLSDPHGRAAPPDVGEERRGGGGTELGPPAPPRPRNGYQPHRPPGGGGGKRRNSCHVGGGGGGFKHPAFKRRRRVNSDCDSVLPSNFLLGGNIFDPLNLNSLLDEEVSRALNAETPKSSPLPAKGRDPVEILIPKDITDPLSLNTCTDEAQVVLASPLKTGRKRHRHRGQHHHQQQQAAGGNDSHSALPTTPLTSSLHGEGTTQQHGGQNRDAPQPYELNTAINCRDEVVSPLPSALQGPSGSLSAPPAASVTSAPPSSSSRHRKRRRTSSKSEAGARGGGQGSKEKGRGSGGGRHHLQPLPAATFKKQQCKFQYGNYCKYYGYRNPSCEDGRLRVLKPEWFRGRDVLDLGCNVGHLTLSIACKWGPSRMVGLDIDAQLIHSARQNIRHYLSEELRLPPQTSEGSPGAESEEGTTAIRKRSYFPASLTASRGPIAAPQVPLDGADTAVFPNNVVFVTGNYVLDRDELVEAQKPEYDVVLCLSLTKWVHLNWGDEGLKRMFRRIYRHLRPGGILVLEPQPWSSYGRRKTLTERIYKNYFRIQLKPEQFSSYLTSPEVGFSSYELVATPNNTSRGFQRPVYLFHKAQSPSH, via the exons ATGATCGAGATGGCGGCGGAGAAAGAGCCGTTTCTGGTGCCGGCCCCACCGCCGCCGCTCAAAGATGAGTCGGGCGGAGGGGGCGGCCCCACGGTGCAACCGCACCGAGAGGCCGCCTCCGGGGAGCTCCGCGGCGGGACGCAGCGTGCGCCGGGCCCGCGCGCTCACTCGGCGGGATCCCCGGCCTCTGGGGCCGGCAAGGAGAGCCCCGGGGCTGCATCCACCCCTCGAGGCGGTCAGTCGCAGCAGCAGCAACGAGGGGGCGGCCCCCAGGCGCAGTCACACGGGGAGGCCTGCTTGTCGGATCCGCACGGGCGAGCCGCTCCCCCGGACGTGGGGGAGGAGCGACGGGGAGGAGGCGGAACAGAACTGGGCCCCCCTGCTCCTCCTCGACCCCGGAATGGCTATCAGCCCCACCGGCCCCCAGGGGGAggtgggggcaagaggagaaataGCTGTCATGTAGGGGGAGGTGGTGGAGGCTTCAAACATCCGGCCTTCAAGAGACGCAGGCGGGTTAATTCGGACTGTGACTCTGTCTTACCCTCCAACTTCCTCCTGGGGGGCAATATCTTTGATCCCCTGAACCTGAATAGTCTCCTGGATGAGGAAGTGAGCCGTGCACTCAATGCGGAGACCCCTAAGTCATCCCCGCTTCCGGCCAAGGGGCGAGATCCAGTGGAGATCCTCATCCCCAAAGATATTACAGACCCTCTCAGTCTCAATACGTGCACTGATGAGGCCCAAGTTGTCCTTGCTTCGCCACTCAAGACTGGTCGGAAGCGGCATAGACACCGGGGACAgcaccaccaccagcagcagcaggcagcggGAGGGAATGATAGCCACTCCGCGCTGCCCACAACCCCCCTCACTTCCTCACTCCACGGGGAGGGCACCACGCAGCAGCATGGGGGCCAGAACCGGGACGCCCCCCAACCCTATGAACTCAACACAGCCATCAACTGCAGGGATGAGGTCGTGTCTCCCCTTCCATCTGCCCTCCAGGGTCCCTCAGGCTCCCTTTCAGCCCCTCCAGCTGCCTCAGTTACCTCTGCACCCCCGTCTTCCTCCTCACGACATCGCAAACGACGCAGGACTTCCAGCAAGTCAGAGGCAGGGGCTCGGGGTGGAGGCCAGGGTTCCAAGGAAAAAGGCCGAGGGAGTGGGGGGGGCCGTCACCACCTCCAGCCACTGCCTGCTGCAACCTTCAAAAAGCAGCAGTGCAAGTTCCAGTATGGGAATTACTGCAAGTACTATGGGTACCGCAATCCTTCCTGTGAGGATGGGCGCCTTCGGGTATTGAAGCCTGAGTGGTTTCGGGGTCGGGACGTCCTCGATCTGGGCTGCAACGTGGGCCACCTGACCCTGAGCATTGCCTGTAAGTGGGGCCCATCCCGCATGGTGGGCCTGGATATCGATGCCCAGCTCATCCACTCAGCCCGCCAGAACATCCGACACTACCTATCTGAAGAGCTGCGTCTGCCACCCCAGACTTCTGAGGGGAGCCCAGGAGCAGAGAGTGAGGAGGGGACCACAGCCATCCGAAAAAGGAGCTACTTCCCAGCCTCGCTGACAGCTAGCCGTGGTCCCATTGCTGCACCCCAAGTGCCGTTGGATGGAGCTGACACAGCGGTCTTCCCCAACAACGTTGTCTTCGTCACG GGTAACTATGTGCTGGATCGAGACGAACTGGTGGAGGCCCAGAAACCCGAGTATGATGTGGTGCTCTGCCTCAGCCTCACCAAGTGGGTGCATCTCAACTGGGGAGACGAGGGGCTGAAGCGCATGTTTCGCCGGATTTATCGGCACCTACGTCCTGGGGGCATCCTAGTCCTAGAGCCCCAGCCTTGGTCTTCCTACGGCCGGAGAAAGACTCTCACA GAAAGAATCTATAAGAACTACTTTCGAATTCAGCTGAAGCCAGAGCAGTTCAGTTCCTACCTGACATCCCCAGAGGTGGGCTTCTCCAGCTATGAGCTCGTGGCCACACCCAACAACACCTCCAGAG GTTTCCAGCGTCCTGTGTACCTGTTCCACAAGGCCCAGTCCCCCAGCCACTAA